The DNA segment TCGTTCGGCCGCCGAATAGCTGTCTTCTTGGGCAGGGATATCACGGCCAGGCTGTCCCAGTTTCCGAGCGGATTTTCCAACTCGGAAAATCCGCTCGTGAAATTATTAGTTGACGGGAGAAAGTCATGCGTGATGAAACGCACCGTCGCTAGCTGGTGTTGTTTCATCACGCATGTCATCTCGACATCGCCACATCGCTGACTTGGGTTCGAGTCGATAGCCAGTTGGGTCCCCGCCCCATCTCGGTTCGACTCACCCTGCCTCAGCGCGGTCCCCACTTTCGCTTCGGCTCGAGGCGTACGCTGTCTCTCCAACGTCGTAGCCAGCTGACCCACCGATTGCAGTGACGACACTCGACTCAGTGACGACCGTACAGCGAGTACATGATCGCGACGAGGCCGCACAATCGGCTCACGTTCTCGAGAAACACCGTCACGACCTGTCCCGGGCTCGTGAGCGTCGTCACGACGACGTTGATCAAGAACGGAAAGAGCGTCAACAACAGTAACCCAGTAGCGAGATAGAGCATCGACGGCGTACCGTTTCGACGGTAGCCTCGGTAGGCCTGATACGCGATGATCGTCCCGAGCAGTGCGACGAGAAAGAGACTGGCGATGGTCAGCAGTTCGAACAGGGGTGCTTCGTCGACTCGAACGACGTTCTGGCTCATCGCATCCCCTCCCATAGCCGGGTGAATTTGTCGGCGACGTCCTCTTCGCGATACGTGATCTCGAGTTCGAACGAGCCGTCTTCGAGGGTGAGTTCGAGGTGCTCGAGGTTCGCACTGTAGACGCTGTAGTGATTACCATCGGGTGCGAGTTCGGTTTCCTCGGAGACGAGTTGGCACTCCTCGAGGCGGTCGAGTCGGCGATAGATCGTCGGCAGGGATGCATCACACCGCTCACTCAGGGTACTGGCAGACATGGGTTCGATGCTCGTATGGGTGAGGATTTTGCGTGCGTACTCGTCGTCGAGCACCGCGAGTACTGTCGAAAGATCAGTATCCTCACTCACTGGTAGCTGATCGTTCTGGCAACAATATGAAAAACAGTCCGGTTTTTCTGAACGAGAGAACACGCATTCGATAGTCAACTCATCCGTTCGCCGGCACAGCGCTACGATGGCCCCGCCGTCTCAACAGCAGCGAAACTCCGAGTTTGTATATCAGTATGTGGTTTGCCGCCCACGACTCACGCGAGGGTATCGAGCCAGTCGATCATCCGCCGTCGAAGCCGTCGCTCCCCCGCTCGAGTAAATCGATGACCTTCTCCAGCGAACGCCTCGAGCAATACGTCCGTCTCGAGGCGACGTGTCGCGTCGATACTGTGTTCGATACCGACGGAGTCGTCCGCTCTCCCGTGGAAAATCGCGACGGGGATCGAGAGGTCGGCCACGACAGCACCGAATCGGTGTCGCTCGAGGTCGTCGAAGAACCGACCGTCGATTCGATCACCCGTTTCGAACTCGAGGACGCCGTCGCGCTCGACTGACGACCGATAGTCGTCGAACGTCTCGTTCGCCGTTACCGGCTCTCGCGTCACGAGCGCATCGATCCGGTCGTCGTCGATTGCCGCGTGGAACGCGACTTTGCCGCCGAAACTCGAGCCAAAGCAGACGTACGACGGAATATCGAAGTAGTCGACGACCGCCCGGAGGTCCGCGAGTTTCGAACTGAGCGTTTGCTCGAGGAACGTTCCATCGGACTCGCCACAGCCGCGAAAGTCGAATCTGACGGCGTTGTATCCGTGCTCGAGGGCGTAGCGACATCGCTGTTCGTAGCTCCCCGATTTGTCGCTCAGAAAGCCGTGACAGAAAACGATCCAGTCGGTCCCGGTCGTTTCGTGGTGGACGGCGGCGACCGATTCGTCGTTCGCGACTGGAATACGGTGCGTCGTCTCGGACATTGTCTCACTGTTCGCCGGTACCACCGTAGTCGTTGCCCCGCTATCCGCTCGGTAGCCAGCACAGCGTTTACCGTGAGGGGAGTACACGATCCTAGTATGGCGACGACCCATCGATGTACCTGTGGGGCGCTCCTCCAGTTCAACCAGGACCTCGAGAAGGAATCCGCCGGCGTCTCCCCCACGTGGAAGTGCCGAGAGTGTGGAACGCCGGTTCCCGGATTGGCGGCCGAGCGAATTCGCCATCAACACCCCTCGTAGGCTCCCCTGACGGTTCGCACACCGTCACCGTCCGGACTCCTGCAAGCACGAACGGTTTTCGGTCGTCTCATCTACGGACCGACACCGTGACCCAATACAATCGACGGCGGCTGCTCGAGTTCACCGGAGTCGCTGCAGTCGGAACGATGACGGCACTCGCCGGGTGCGGTGACGACGACGGCGAAGCGGAACCGGATGCGGAAGACGACCAAGAGAACGATCAGGCCGAACACCCCGACGAAGTCGACGACGAAGACGGCGGTGGTGCGGGCGGCTCGAGCGAGGCTGAAGAGCCGACCGGTGGCCACCCCGACGAATCCGACGACTCCGAGACGGACGACGAGAACGGTGCCGAGTGAGGCGGCGACAGCGCTACTCGCTACTCACTCGCGAATGTCATCCATGGTCTTTGCGACATCTTCGGCCTGAATGTCGCTGTACGCCTCGTGAGTCGTCTCGATGGACGCGTGTCGCAGCGCTTTCTGTGCCAGTTCCGAATGGCCTTTTTCGTAGAGTTCGCCACCGAGTGCTCGCCGAGCCCCGTGGGGTTGGAGATAGTCGGCGTCGCCCTCGAGTTCGATACCCGCCTCGTTCGTGAGTTGTTTGAGGATCTGGCGACCGGCTTCTTTGGTGATCGACGGCGGTGTGACCCCCGCTTCGCGACAGATTGCGTCGATGTCGCTGCCGGACTCGGGACGCTCGCCGGTCGCCTCCTCGACGGCGGTATACTTGCTCGCAGCGTGCCCGGTCGGAAACAGCGGCCAGTCGTCGGTCGGCGGGTCCTGTACGCGCTCGAGGCGCTCGAGAGCATTTCGGGCGGCTTTCGTGAGTCCAACGGGTTCGCGGTCGCGTGACTTGCCCAGAACCTCGAGACGGCCGCGTCCGAGATCGACGTCAGCCCACCGCAGTCCCTCCCGCTCGTCGTCGGTCGTATCGCGGAACATTTCGGCCCCGCGAAGCCCGAGTTCGGCGAGGAGGACGACGATCGTTCGGTCGCGATACGCGCGATCGACCGGTACATCGATGGACTCCTCGCGAGCCATGCGGACTCGTTCGTCGGCGTACTCGAGGAGTCGCTCGCGCTGTGTGGGCTCCCAGAACTGCGTCTCTCGGGACGGCCTGTCTTCGGGGAGGAACTCCTCGGCGCTCTCGGTCGCCGCGGGGTTCGTGTCCAGTTGCTCGTCGCGGACGCAAAACGAGAGGAACGCTCGGACGTACGCGAAGTAGGTGTTAGCGGTCGAACCGGCGATCTCACCGTCGATAGCCCGCTCGCGGAGTTCGAGACCGAACTCTCGACAGTCATTCGAGTCCAGGTCGCCGACGTATTCGACGCCCTCTCGAGTGCAGAACGCGGCGAACGACTCGAGGACGGGTTTCATCGTCGATCGACTGCCGCCCGACTCGAGTTTTTTCTCGAGGTAGCGCTCGACGGCCTCGTAGACGGTCGTACCCCTGGGGTTTTCGCCTAGCATGATCTTTGCTGTGGGCGAGGGCGCCGACCCAGGTAAATCTACTTGGTCAAACTGGCATTTAGCAAAGTAAATTCGAGTATCGCTAATTCCGCCGGTTTTCGCCTCGAGAGCCATTGAAAAGGAGATTGTCGGGTTTATGAATCATATACTGCGATATAGAATTTTATTCCAGCAGTTGGGGGTTGGCTGTCAGCTTGCACCACTGCCGCCACGACTACGTGGGAACCACTCGTGAACGTGTATCTACCGGTGTGATCCGCTTCGTCCCACCATTCAGAGTGCTCGTACAGTCATCGATCGACGACCAATTCCACGCAGCGATATGCTTATACGGACTTTCCGTGTATACGTATGTGTACATGGTGACGAAGACGATCTCGATCAAAGAAGAGGCCTACGAACGGTTGAAAGACCACAAACGGGAAGGAGAGAGTTTTACCGATGTCGTCAACCGACTCACTAACGCTGATACGGACCCACTCGAGGCAGCAGGGTCGGTCCCCGGACTGGTGAGCGAAGGTGAACGCGAAGCGTTCCGCGAAAAATTCGACGAGGACGTGACGGAGCGAGAACGTGAACTATTTGGACAGTAGCGCGCTCGTCGATTTTCTCGATCCCCAGACCGAGCACCACGACGACATTCGGTCATTTGTCGAAGAACGGCCGGAGAAAGCGTGGTTCGTCCCGACGATCGTTCTGTATGAGCTCTACCGATATCGAGCACGACAAGTCGGGCCTGCTGGGATAGCCGAACTCGAGGAGAGCCTCGAGTGGATTGACCCCGTCGGTTTGTCGAAAGCGGCGGCCCGTGAGGCAGCGTTGATCGACGGCGAGTTGCTGTCCGCGGGGACGCCGATCAACCAGATAGACGTCCTGATTGCGGGTGTTACTCGCGAGGCTGGTGGGACACTCATCACTCGAGACGCTGACTTTTCCGCAGTGAGTGACTTAGACGTCGAGCGTTACGTGTCGGGGTAATGCGCGATTCCGTTCGACGCAGCCGGTTCACACACACAACCTCGGCCGTAACCGTGTTCGATTCTCGAGCGGGTCAAATCTGAAAGAGAGATGGGTGGACTTCATCTCACACAGTGTGTCTGGCGACGATCGCCGACCGATTTTCCGCCTAAAACCCGCGAAATAACAGAACACAGCCCGTACCCACACCCGTCCAAGTAGAGCGATTACTCGATACGGATCTGAAAGTGGGCCTCGCGCGTCGACCCGTCGATATGAATACGGCCGTCAGATACCTCCGTCCCATCGATCTGTCGCACTGCCGATTGAAGTCGGGTAGGGTCTACGGCCGCACTGACGGCATCCGAACCGCCCAATTCGCCCACGTCGGCAAAGTACCGCTCCGCGGTCCCGTTGACGCCGATATGTACATAAAATATATTTCGCGACTCGGCATACCGTATCTCGTCCGGGTTCATGCCAAACTGTTGAAGCGCATCCCGAACTTGTTCTGTTGCGTGTTCAACGTTCATACGGCCATGTGAGCACCATATCAAATAAATCTATACTCTACGATGAAAGTAGTTCTGTGAGATATATCAGGAGCATGCCAGTCAGAAAATCATCCGTTGGAATCGCGCTCGTGCTAACGAGAGAGACGCCGTGAGAGAGCACGTCGAACGAACGGCGAGTTCCGAACCAGCAGTCGACCGTCCGCCACTCGAGAAAATGGAGACGGCGGGTCGAGAAACTATCCGAACGTGAGCCCGTCTGACTCGTCAGTTCCAGCGCCTCGAGCGCTCGTGGATCCGTCGACTGAGACTGCTTCGACCGTTTCGATCGCGTGGCCGGTTTCGACGAAGTGTTCGACGGCGGATTTAGATTGGTCGAATCGCGCGATGCCGGGTTGCGTTTGCCAGTCGCAGTGAAGACAGTATTTCATTCGGATCGATTACTCGTGGTTCGACTGCCACTGTTCTTTACAGGACTGTTCACAGAAAGTGAACAATTTCGGATCGCGGTCCTTGTCGATCACTGCAGGGTGCCACTCGTCCGTCTCAATTTCGTCTCCGCAGTAGTGACACCGCGAATCGGACGTGGATCGCTGTTCGAGGCTCATGGGTGCATGTCGTCTCTCGATCTGGTTAGTCCGTGCTGATCGACTCGGCCTGGGGCGTCGTTCGTGGCGTTCGGACCGAGACGTCGATAGCGCCATCGGCGGAGACGGTAACGTCACAGCCCGCGTATTCGAACGCTATCGTCCCGTTGGCTCGAGATGCCCCACCGTTCGTCGGTTCGAAGAGGGAATCCAGGCTCTCCGGATTGATCGCGTTGAAGATCGGCTCGAGTTCACAGGGATCCGTGTCCGTCGCGTCTGCAACTGCGGACACGACGCGCTGGCTTACTGGCGCGGAGTCGGGCAGCGTGAGATTGGAGGAAGTCATTACACTAGTCTAGAGCGGCCCTCGCCGGGTAGGTATTATGAGTATCAGGCTATCCCCCTGGCGAACGCGTTGCTATCATCCTAGCACCGGGGCCTACGTGTCATCGTAGAGCATCGAGAGGAACTTCTGCTCGCTCGAGCGAAGGTGTCGACTCATCGTCGGCTGGGCGATTCCGAGCGTCTCTGCCAGCTCTTTCGAGTTCGTCTCCCGAGGCCACTCGAAGTATCCAGCGTAGTACGCCGTCTCGAGGACCTCCTCTTGACGTTCGGTCAATCGATCTTGAAGCTCCGCCTCGAACTCCTCTGGTGCCATCACCGGTTCGTCGAACTCCCGACGCGCGACGAGTTCGACGTCGTCGAACCACTCCTCGAGCAACGCGTCGTAAGAGCGCGGATCGGCGCTTCGGGGGATTCGGATCACCAATCGAGCCGAGTCGCCGGATGTCTGTGCCTCGCACACGATACTACCGCGTTGAAGGAGTTGTGCCCAGATCGTCGACCGCTCGAGGCGGGACTCGAAGAGACGGTCGTCGGTTCGATCGGTAACCAGTCGCGAATCGAGGACCTGTGACTGCTTCGACAGCCACTCGAGGATGTCGTCTGCCTCCGGTTCGTCGGCCGTAAAGAACATCGTCACCGTCCCGTCACGGCGTTCGACGAGGTTCTCGAGTTCGAACGAGCCGTCCGAATCGCCACCCAGACCGAGCAGTGACTCGCCGAAATTGGTTACCTCGAAGGCTAATTCGACCGATTGATCGCTCGTGAACGCCTGCTTTCGCTCGTCGGCGTTGAGTGCGTACCCGATCGTCTCGCCGAGTTCCTCTAGTACGGCAACCTCCATCTGCTCGAAGACGTATTCTTCCGACGCGTACAGGTTGATTACGCCGTAGAACGTATCCTGATAGACGACCGGAACGCCGATCGTTGCTCGGTAGCCGCGTTCGATTGCGGCCTGTCGCCACGGTTCGAACGGCGGGTCCTGATAGATCGAGTTCTGGACCTGTGGTGAACGGGTGTCGACGACGCGGTCGATCAGTCCGTGGCCAAAGCCGTCGTCGTCGGCGGTGACTGAAATTTCCTCGAGAAATCCGTTTCCCCCACCGCCCGACGCTTGGGGGACGATCTCGGCGTCCGTCTGATCGACCGAACCGAACCACGCGAACTGGTACGGTTCGGACGCGGCAAGGCGAGTACAGACTTCAGAGAGAATTTCTTCACGACCGCCCGCCTGCGTGAGCGCTTTCGTCAGATCTCGAATGACGGTGTTGATCCGTCGAACGCGATCGATCGAGGCCGTTTTGTCTGCAAGCTGGTCCCGTTGTTCTCGCAGCGATTCTTCCCTGTCGACTCGCTCGAGCGACGAATACGCATTTCCGACCAGGATGTTTGCGCTGTCGACGGTCGCCTCGTCGAATGCATCCGTCTCGGTTGCACCGGCGATAAACACGCCGTAGGACCCGATGGGCTGAATGTAGACACTCCGAAGCGGCGTCTCGTCATGCTCGACGTCCGGTTCCGACTCGAGGTCGGAGAGCAGGGTTCGCTCCTGGGTGACGAACGCGTTCCAGGGCACCGATCGCTCGGCGGCAAATAACTGCTCTTCGTCGGATAGTTCGTCGACGTCGGACGCCCACGTACACGGAACAAGTTGTCCTTCGTCGGCGTCGTACAGTTCGATCGAGACGATCGAGTGATCGAGTATCGTTTGTGCTGCGTCGACGGTCCGTTGGCAGACGTCTTGAAACGACTCCGCGTCGGTAAGATCCTGTGCGAGGCGGTTCAATTCAGTGAGTCGAGTTTCGCGTCGTTGTTGTTCGGAAACGTCGCGAAAGATGCCGCTGAAGTACGTCGTTTCGTCTCGAGTAAAGTCACTCAGCGAGATGCTCAACGGAATCGTCTCCCCACTTCGACACACTCCGTGCAGTCGAATATTCCCCCAGTCCGTCGATCGGTCGCCAGTCGTAAGATACTGGTCGAACCACTCGAGCAACGTTTCGGCATCGGCGTCGGACAACAGTACCGAGACGGACTCACCGATCACGGTCTCCGGTTCGTACCCGAAAATTGATTCGACGGCGGGATTTGCGTACTGAATCGTGCTGTCTGTAGAGAGAATAATAATCGCATCTCGAGCGCAGTTGGCTACCGCCTCGAAAGGTGTATTCGGGTCGAACGATCGGTCCGTCATGGACCGAGATTCGACGACGGTCGCCTTGGGCCTTTACCGTCAGTGACAGATTCGTGACAGTCCAGTCGTCGAACCGTTTCGCGTATCCTACCGTGAGTTACACGTTTCTTTCCGGAGGGTCGAGATCGAAACACAGATTTAGGGTTGTGGAGGAGTAGCGTACACGTAGATGAACCGCGGTATCGAGACGACTGTCGAACGGATTCGTCACGAGAGCCGCGAGCGACAGGCACCGGCGGAGGGACGCCAGTGCGAATTCGCTCTACACCACCAAGCGGATGGAGTGATCGAGGGATGAGCACGGACGGGAACCGCGTCACGATCGCCGACGCAGTCGACGCGTATCTCCAACGAAAAGCCGTCGGCGACCCCGACGGCCCCGGTGCGGGGACGTACGCGTCGAACGCGGAGTCGATACTTCGCCGATGGGTCGACTGGCTCGAACACACCCACGACGTCACGACGTTTGCGACGCTGGACGAAACGGCTCTCCGAGCGTACGCGACAGAGCTTCGCACACGTACTGATCGTGGCGAGTACACGGCGTCGACGGCGAGTACGTACTACGCCGTCGTCCGCGCGTTCTGTTCGTGGTGTGTCCGTGGGGGGATCATCGAGTCGAATCCAGCCGCCAGCGAGCGGGCGGAATCTGCACTCCCTACCGCCGAATCAACGACGAACTCCGAGTTCTGGTCGCCAACGCAGCGACGGCGACTCGTGACGACCATCCGCGAGCGGGCACTCGAGGCGACCAGCACGGAATCCAGCGACGCTGAACGACGCAATCGACTCCGAGAGTACGCGATCGTCGCGTTGCTGGCACACTCAGACGTCCGGGGGTCAGAACTGTTTCGCGTTCCCGACGACGAGCGACGCAGCGGGGCGACCTGGGACGATGTCGACTTCTACACGGGAACGATTCGCGTCCTCGGAAAATCCCAGCGACTCGAGGAGGTGCCGCTTCCGGCCCCGGCCCGAACGCCGCTGCGGCGCTACCGCGTCGTGCTCGATCCGCCGTCGAACGAGTGGCCGTTGTTTCCGACTCGTCACGCGCCGTCGATCGCCGCGCGAGTGCGAACGACGCTCGCCGAGCGTGGCCACACGGACGAAGAGATCGACGCGATGTTCGCGGACGCGACGTCGGTCGAACTCGCCCGCGAACGCGACATCGCGCCGCCGGCGATCACGACCGAAGGTGCGCGTTCGGTCCTCAAACGCCTCTGTACGGAAGCGAACGTCGACGTCGACGGCGAGTATCTCACGCCTCGAGGCGTGCGCGGCGACATCGACGACGCCGACAGCCAGTTCAGACGCGAAGCGTCGACGACGAAGTCCACGTTACGCGCGTCCATCTTCGAGCGGACGATCGCCGTTCCCGAGACGCCGCCGGAGGTCATCGACGTGGACTCGAGCGAGCGAGACGACTAATTGGGTACTGTCGTCACTCCCGTTTCTATTTTCGACGAGTTACCGGCGAGAGCGGAAGACGTCACGACGTAGTGCTCGGATTCACCACCCAGTACCGACAGTCCACAGGGTGTTCGGAGGGTTCTCTCCAAGAAGAGAAAAAACGCGTCTCAGCTGATGAGCAACCAGACGATGACCGTCAGCACGATCGTGAGCAAGAGCACGGTCGTCCCGATGCTCGTGCGCAGGTGGATCGTCGACGGGCGGCCACCGTCGGCCGGTCGTTGTTCTTCGACCTCGAGGACTGGCACTCGCCGAGCCGCGGCGTCGACCGCCAGCACGGGATTGTTACCGACCCAGTAGCCGCGTTTGACGATGCCGACGACGGCGTTGTCGACGGCTGCGTACGTCGCGGTGACGGCGCGCATCGATCCGCGGCCGATGTGGTAGGACGCCGGGTTGACCACGAGTGCCGGGTCGGAGTAGTCCATCTTCGAGAGCGGCTTGCGGATGAGTTTGAAGCCGATTGCGGACACCGTGATGAGGATGAGCGCATCGAGCAGGTGGCCGGTGCTGTAGGGTGTGAGCGTGTGTTCGTCGCCGCCGGGGCCGAGGAACTCGGTGCCGTCGATCAGTGGCAGCAGGTCCGTGAAGACCGGCCACCCGATCGCGGGTAGTCCGAGGACGACACAGGCGCCGCCGACGGAGAGCATCGCCACCGTCTGACCGGGCTTGGAATCTCGAACCGATCGGTCGCTCTCGCCGTGGAAGAAGACGTAGAAGCCGAGCTTGATGAACGAGAGGAATGTGCCGATCGCGCCGATAAAGAGCAACCAGTACAGCGCCTGGTACTCCGAGCCGCCGTAGTAGCTCGGATCGGCGGCGTCGAGCACCATCCCCTTGCTGATGAAGCCACTGAAACCGGGAACGGCGGTAATCGAGAGCGCGCCGATGAAGAAGGCGATGGCGGTCAGGGGCATCTCGCGCCAGAGTCCGCCGAGCTTGTAGAGGTCGTTTTCTCGAGTGCGGTAGATGACGACCCCGACGGCCATGAACAGCAGACTCTTGTAGAGGACGTTGTTGAACAGGTGTCCCATCGCGCCGGCGGCACCGATCGTCGTCCCGATACCGATCCCGGCGACCATGTAGCCCAGCTGGGCCTGGATGTGATAGGATAACAGCGCACGCATATCGTGCTGGAGTAGCGCGAAAACGACGCCGTAGACGGCCATCAGACCGCCCATGTAGGCGAGGTAGATGTTGCCCTCTGGCACCGCTCGCAGGAGAATGTACGCGCTCGTCTTCGTCGTGAACGCTGCGAGGAACACCGAGGCCGCGAAGTGTGGTCGCGGGTAGGTGTCGGGCAACCAGGTGTGGAAGCCGACGAACGCGACGTTGACGCCGATACCGAGAATCGCGAGCAACATCGGCAGCCCCTCCGCGAACCCGCCAGCGAGCAGCGCGTTCGGATAGTCGACGCCCTCGCCGTAGACGAACGTCCCGACCTGCGCGTAGTGGGCGATCACCGCGAACAACACAAGGCTGCCACCGATACCGTGCGCGATGGCGTAGCGATAGCCCGCGCGGACGGCGTCGCCGCCGTAGTGCCAGACGAGCAGCGTGCTCGTGATGGCCATGATCTCCCACATGAAGACGAGCACGAGCCAGTCGCCCGCGAACGCCGCACCGATCGCCGACGCGACGTAGGCAAGGGCGAATGCGGCCATCGTCTTCGAGGCCTCACTCGAGTACGCGTAGATCACGGCGAAAGTGCCGAGGAAGCCGAGGGCGATCCCCATCATTCGGGTAAACTCGTCGATGTAGAACGGCCTGACGTCGCTGAACCCGAGGAACGTGCCGGTGAGGTGGGCACCCTCGGGTGCGAACGCGGCGACGGCGACGACGGCTGCGAGGCTGAGCGCGCCGACGGCGAAGCCGAGGGTGCGCGGTAAGACGAGGACGAGCAGCGCTGCGATAAAGACCAGCAGCGGCGGGTACGCCATCGTCAGGAGGTCCGCTTCGATCATTCGTCCATCACCTCCATAGCCTCCTCGAGGGAGAGATCCTGCAGTTCACCGAAGGAATCGACACCGAAGACGCCCTCGACGATGTACGTCGCGAGTTCGAGGAAGATGGCGTAGTCGGGAATCACGCCGAGCGTGATCGCACCGGTCGCGATGATGCTGATCGGGACGATCATGAGCCACGTGCTCTCGCTGAACGGCGAATGGCGCTCCCAGCCGCCCGGCGGCGGACCGCCGTGGTGGTGATCGCCGTGGTCGTGGTGGTCGTCGGCGTGAGCGTCGTGGTCGTCAGTGTGTCCGTCGTCGGTGTCATCGTCGGCAGGCTCGGTCTCCTCCGGGATGGTGTGGTCGCTGGGGTACTTGTCGACGGCGTACTCGGGTTCGTCGTCCGCAGTCGCCTCCGCAGCCTCCGTCGGTGTGCCGGCACCCTTGGCCTCGCCGTCGTCGTCGGTCGGCTGGGGCTTTCCGCTCTCTGGAAGGTCGTCCTCTGGCTCGCCGCCGTCGGCTCGAAGCTCCTCGTCACCGAAGTACGACTCTCGCTTCCCGCCCGGCGGGAACTCGAGCAGCGGTTTCGCGTCGTGGCGGTCCTCGCTCTCGAAGAAGGCCGTGTAGACCACGGGCCAGAGGTAGGCGATGTTGAGGACGCCCGAGACGATCAGCGCCGTCGCGAAAATCCAGTAGCCGCCACCGACGGAGCCGGAGCCGATCAGCATGTAGAACTTGCTGACGAAACCGGCGATGAGCGGAATCCCGGCCATGCCGGCCGCACCGACGGCGAAGGCGGACATCGTCAGCGGCAT comes from the Natronorubrum daqingense genome and includes:
- a CDS encoding tyrosine-type recombinase/integrase; the protein is MLGENPRGTTVYEAVERYLEKKLESGGSRSTMKPVLESFAAFCTREGVEYVGDLDSNDCREFGLELRERAIDGEIAGSTANTYFAYVRAFLSFCVRDEQLDTNPAATESAEEFLPEDRPSRETQFWEPTQRERLLEYADERVRMAREESIDVPVDRAYRDRTIVVLLAELGLRGAEMFRDTTDDEREGLRWADVDLGRGRLEVLGKSRDREPVGLTKAARNALERLERVQDPPTDDWPLFPTGHAASKYTAVEEATGERPESGSDIDAICREAGVTPPSITKEAGRQILKQLTNEAGIELEGDADYLQPHGARRALGGELYEKGHSELAQKALRHASIETTHEAYSDIQAEDVAKTMDDIRE
- a CDS encoding DUF7576 family protein: MSLEQRSTSDSRCHYCGDEIETDEWHPAVIDKDRDPKLFTFCEQSCKEQWQSNHE
- a CDS encoding HalOD1 output domain-containing protein — encoded protein: MTSSNLTLPDSAPVSQRVVSAVADATDTDPCELEPIFNAINPESLDSLFEPTNGGASRANGTIAFEYAGCDVTVSADGAIDVSVRTPRTTPQAESISTD
- a CDS encoding ArsR/SmtB family transcription factor, whose translation is MSEDTDLSTVLAVLDDEYARKILTHTSIEPMSASTLSERCDASLPTIYRRLDRLEECQLVSEETELAPDGNHYSVYSANLEHLELTLEDGSFELEITYREEDVADKFTRLWEGMR
- a CDS encoding PIN domain-containing protein encodes the protein MNYLDSSALVDFLDPQTEHHDDIRSFVEERPEKAWFVPTIVLYELYRYRARQVGPAGIAELEESLEWIDPVGLSKAAAREAALIDGELLSAGTPINQIDVLIAGVTREAGGTLITRDADFSAVSDLDVERYVSG
- a CDS encoding bacterio-opsin activator domain-containing protein, coding for MTDRSFDPNTPFEAVANCARDAIIILSTDSTIQYANPAVESIFGYEPETVIGESVSVLLSDADAETLLEWFDQYLTTGDRSTDWGNIRLHGVCRSGETIPLSISLSDFTRDETTYFSGIFRDVSEQQRRETRLTELNRLAQDLTDAESFQDVCQRTVDAAQTILDHSIVSIELYDADEGQLVPCTWASDVDELSDEEQLFAAERSVPWNAFVTQERTLLSDLESEPDVEHDETPLRSVYIQPIGSYGVFIAGATETDAFDEATVDSANILVGNAYSSLERVDREESLREQRDQLADKTASIDRVRRINTVIRDLTKALTQAGGREEILSEVCTRLAASEPYQFAWFGSVDQTDAEIVPQASGGGGNGFLEEISVTADDDGFGHGLIDRVVDTRSPQVQNSIYQDPPFEPWRQAAIERGYRATIGVPVVYQDTFYGVINLYASEEYVFEQMEVAVLEELGETIGYALNADERKQAFTSDQSVELAFEVTNFGESLLGLGGDSDGSFELENLVERRDGTVTMFFTADEPEADDILEWLSKQSQVLDSRLVTDRTDDRLFESRLERSTIWAQLLQRGSIVCEAQTSGDSARLVIRIPRSADPRSYDALLEEWFDDVELVARREFDEPVMAPEEFEAELQDRLTERQEEVLETAYYAGYFEWPRETNSKELAETLGIAQPTMSRHLRSSEQKFLSMLYDDT
- a CDS encoding alpha/beta hydrolase family protein, with the translated sequence MSETTHRIPVANDESVAAVHHETTGTDWIVFCHGFLSDKSGSYEQRCRYALEHGYNAVRFDFRGCGESDGTFLEQTLSSKLADLRAVVDYFDIPSYVCFGSSFGGKVAFHAAIDDDRIDALVTREPVTANETFDDYRSSVERDGVLEFETGDRIDGRFFDDLERHRFGAVVADLSIPVAIFHGRADDSVGIEHSIDATRRLETDVLLEAFAGEGHRFTRAGERRLRRRMIDWLDTLA
- a CDS encoding Na(+)/H(+) antiporter subunit D, giving the protein MIEADLLTMAYPPLLVFIAALLVLVLPRTLGFAVGALSLAAVVAVAAFAPEGAHLTGTFLGFSDVRPFYIDEFTRMMGIALGFLGTFAVIYAYSSEASKTMAAFALAYVASAIGAAFAGDWLVLVFMWEIMAITSTLLVWHYGGDAVRAGYRYAIAHGIGGSLVLFAVIAHYAQVGTFVYGEGVDYPNALLAGGFAEGLPMLLAILGIGVNVAFVGFHTWLPDTYPRPHFAASVFLAAFTTKTSAYILLRAVPEGNIYLAYMGGLMAVYGVVFALLQHDMRALLSYHIQAQLGYMVAGIGIGTTIGAAGAMGHLFNNVLYKSLLFMAVGVVIYRTRENDLYKLGGLWREMPLTAIAFFIGALSITAVPGFSGFISKGMVLDAADPSYYGGSEYQALYWLLFIGAIGTFLSFIKLGFYVFFHGESDRSVRDSKPGQTVAMLSVGGACVVLGLPAIGWPVFTDLLPLIDGTEFLGPGGDEHTLTPYSTGHLLDALILITVSAIGFKLIRKPLSKMDYSDPALVVNPASYHIGRGSMRAVTATYAAVDNAVVGIVKRGYWVGNNPVLAVDAAARRVPVLEVEEQRPADGGRPSTIHLRTSIGTTVLLLTIVLTVIVWLLIS
- a CDS encoding tyrosine-type recombinase/integrase; the encoded protein is MSTDGNRVTIADAVDAYLQRKAVGDPDGPGAGTYASNAESILRRWVDWLEHTHDVTTFATLDETALRAYATELRTRTDRGEYTASTASTYYAVVRAFCSWCVRGGIIESNPAASERAESALPTAESTTNSEFWSPTQRRRLVTTIRERALEATSTESSDAERRNRLREYAIVALLAHSDVRGSELFRVPDDERRSGATWDDVDFYTGTIRVLGKSQRLEEVPLPAPARTPLRRYRVVLDPPSNEWPLFPTRHAPSIAARVRTTLAERGHTDEEIDAMFADATSVELARERDIAPPAITTEGARSVLKRLCTEANVDVDGEYLTPRGVRGDIDDADSQFRREASTTKSTLRASIFERTIAVPETPPEVIDVDSSERDD
- a CDS encoding DUF7521 family protein → MSQNVVRVDEAPLFELLTIASLFLVALLGTIIAYQAYRGYRRNGTPSMLYLATGLLLLTLFPFLINVVVTTLTSPGQVVTVFLENVSRLCGLVAIMYSLYGRH
- a CDS encoding antitoxin VapB family protein; protein product: MVTKTISIKEEAYERLKDHKREGESFTDVVNRLTNADTDPLEAAGSVPGLVSEGEREAFREKFDEDVTERERELFGQ